ATTGTCTCGGAACCTTCTTCAAAAGCCTTAAAGGTTGGCGAAGTATCGTCCGTACCATTATTACCATCGTTCATGTAGGCGCTTTTAAGCAACTCCAAATGACTTTTTGCCTTTCCTATTTTTTCCTCAATAAGAGATTTGAACTCTGCCAAATCTTTATCGGAATATCTAACTTTTAAATCTTCTGCCATTTCTTTAGTGTTTTTCGATAAACAATTTAGTGTTCACTTCATCAAAAGCAACTTCCGTGCCTTTTTCTAATTTTTCTTCAAAATCCAACTCAGCTGTCAAAGTTTCAGTCTTAATATAAGTAAGGTTGCTTGCAACTGCCTGTTCCACGAAGCCATCCTTTAACATCTTTATATCGATTTTATCCGTGACCTCAAACCCAGATTCTTTACGAATATTCTGTATTCTATTCACCAACTCTCTGGCAATACCTTCTTTTCGTAAATCCTCGTTGATGGTAACATCCAAAGCAACGGTTAACTTGCCTGAAGTGGCCACCAACCAACCTTCAATATCTTGAGAACTGATCTCTACATCCTGTAACTGTAAATTAATACTTTTATTTTCTAATTCGATGGATAATTCGCCCTCTTGTTCAATTTTTTGGATATCCTCCTGAGTAAAAGCACTTACCATTTGGGCGATTTTCTTCATATCCTTCCCAAATTTAGGGCCCAAAGTCTTAAAATTGGGTTTGATCCGCTTTACAAGAATACCGGAAGCGTCATCCAACAATTGAATTTCCTTTACGTTTACCTCGGATTTTATCAAATCTGAAACGGCTAGTATATCCATTCGGTCCCTTTCATCCAGAATTGGTATCATTATCCTTTGTAGCGGTTGCCTTACTTTAATTTTTTCCTTTTGGCGAATGGAGAGCACCAATGACGAAATTGTTTGTGCCTTGTTCATTTTGGCCTCCAGTCCTTTATCTATCAAATCGATATTTGCTTTGGGGAAATCCGCTAAATGCACACTTTCAAAATCTTCAGACTTTGTTGTTGCAATTAAATCCCTATACAACTGATCCATAAAAAAGGGTGCAACCGGGGCCGATAATTTGGAGACCGTAATCAAACAGGTATATAAGGTCTGGTAAGCGGCAATCTTATCCTTTTCATAATCGCCTTTCCAAAAACGCCTCCTGCACAGACGCACGTACCAATTGCTCAAATTTTCCTGTACAAAATCCGATATGGCCCTAGTGGCCTTGGTAGGCTCATAGTCCGCATATGCATTATCAACAGTGGTTATGAGCGAATTCAGTTCGGAAAGAATCCATCGGTCTATTTCCGGTCGTTCCGATATAGCAATATCAGATTCCGTATACGCAAAAGCATCAATATTAGCATAGAGCGCAAAGAACGAATAGGTATTGTAAAGGGTTCCAAAAAATTTTCGTTTCACCTCAACTATTCCCTCCAAATCAAATTTGAGGTTATCCCAAGGATTGGCGTTGCTGATCATATACCAACGTGTGGCATCCGCCCCATGTTCGTTCATAGTCTCGAACGGGTCGACAGCATTGCCCAGGCGTTTGGACATTTTTTTGCCCTCCTTATCCAATACAAGACCATTGGAAACTACATTTTTATAGGCGACCGAATCAAAAACCATTGTGGCTATGGCATGTAAAGTGTAAAACCAACCTCTTGTTTGGTCAACGCCTTCCGCAATAAAATCCGCAGGAAAAGTCTTTCCTGCATCTATTAATTCTTTGTTCTCGAACGG
This sequence is a window from Maribacter aestuarii. Protein-coding genes within it:
- a CDS encoding TraR/DksA family transcriptional regulator — its product is MAEDLKVRYSDKDLAEFKSLIEEKIGKAKSHLELLKSAYMNDGNNGTDDTSPTFKAFEEGSETMSKEANTQLAIRQEKFIRDLKNALLRIENKTYGICRVTGKLINKERLKLVPHATLSIEAKNMQS